In Pseudomonadota bacterium, the genomic window GTAGCTGCGTTGATCACTGGCAGCGGCAGATTTAAATACAATAAACAGTAACAACAAGCAAACTCCTTTCATCTTTCATCCTCATATTATTGATCTTCTCTTATTGGCTTGACAAGTTTTTCCAGGGCCAGTTGCAGCTCTGGCTGCTGACTGACTCCTGCAAACTCTTGCAAAACATGTTGCAGCGAAACATGCCCAACCAGGCGATTGCTTGGCTGGCCGTCTGTAAGCCAAATAAAGCTGGGAACCTGCTGAACTTTATATTTCGTAAACAAATCAGGATCGATATCCAGCTCGATTCCCAATTGCCTCAAGCGCTGCTGCGTAACCTTAAATGAATCATCAAGCAACCCCCTAACCAGCAAACGACCACCAACTTTTTTGACATCCCTAGAGTAATTCCGCAAAGTCAACTCCGGCATTGAAAAACTCACAAACACCAGCAAACCACTCGAGTTAGCAAGGTTATCAGCCTCTGAAGCAGCAGCACTGATTGCCGCATGACCAGTACAGGTTCCAGCAACGCCTGAACTCTTACAAACCCGACCCTGCTGCATCTTAAACCCACCAGAAAACTGCCCTGAAGCCTTTCCTGTAAGCGACTCACGTAAGTAACTCAACGCTTCCTCCTTAAAATGCTGTGCTGCTTTACTTGCTTCTTGCTGATTTTCCAGCGTAGAATATGCTTGGTTTTCTCCAAAACTGGGGCAGGTAATCAGTAAAGAAATCACTAGAAAAGCTCTTGACATTAACTGCCTCCTACAACAAACAACAGTCACGTTTACGCCAGACCAGATAACCAAAGTCCTCACCCTTATAGGGAAACTCTCGGCCACCTTGCCAAAGCACTTCTGTGGCTCCTAGTGCCTGACATCGATTTGTTTGCGGAATTGGATACGTCATTTGCGTGCGATATTGGCTTTTGCGTATAATTGGCATCGGATACTTGCCGCACAAACCCAACTTACCATAATAACCCCAAAGCAATCCTTCTCTGTGCAATTTGGCAATCATCCTGGTTGTGGCTAATAAACTGGCTTGCACACCGCCAGAGTGATCAGCTATTGTCCCGGTAAATGGATAAACACTTCCCTGACAACCACCACACCAAAACAAAATATCCAACGGCAGCTTAGCAGAAGCGGCTGCACAATCGGCAATACAGGCCATCTGCGCTATATGACTGCCAAACAGCAAAGCCTCAGGGTTGATAATGGCCGACTTCTCATCATCGTTCCAAAAAGGATCCACCTCAGTTAGATAAGCCAGATCAATAGCGTTATTTTCCAAGCAAGCAAAATCTAGCAAAACTTCCAGCCAGTACAAAATTGGATAGACATACCAATGCACATGATAAAAAGAGCGCTTATGCCGAGTATTTGGATGCGGCGCTACCTGACCCCTGCCCTTAATGCCAGTATTGGCAAGCTGCGTGCCCCCCATGTTTACCAAACAAAAA contains:
- the trbC gene encoding type-F conjugative transfer system pilin assembly protein TrbC, yielding MSRAFLVISLLITCPSFGENQAYSTLENQQEASKAAQHFKEEALSYLRESLTGKASGQFSGGFKMQQGRVCKSSGVAGTCTGHAAISAAASEADNLANSSGLLVFVSFSMPELTLRNYSRDVKKVGGRLLVRGLLDDSFKVTQQRLRQLGIELDIDPDLFTKYKVQQVPSFIWLTDGQPSNRLVGHVSLQHVLQEFAGVSQQPELQLALEKLVKPIREDQ
- the traU gene encoding conjugal transfer pilus assembly protein TraU, whose translation is MTLNNRRPNWLVGCKSGWRILPNVMAKVALQISTVAKSLMYIRLAWFTLLILLAAPLKAGNCHGRMLNPITDICWKCIFPIRIAGVKVMSGGPDPKSPRSPICVCKRPGIPVPVPGIPVSFWEPARLVDVTRTPFCLVNMGGTQLANTGIKGRGQVAPHPNTRHKRSFYHVHWYVYPILYWLEVLLDFACLENNAIDLAYLTEVDPFWNDDEKSAIINPEALLFGSHIAQMACIADCAAASAKLPLDILFWCGGCQGSVYPFTGTIADHSGGVQASLLATTRMIAKLHREGLLWGYYGKLGLCGKYPMPIIRKSQYRTQMTYPIPQTNRCQALGATEVLWQGGREFPYKGEDFGYLVWRKRDCCLL